In Luteimonas viscosa, the following proteins share a genomic window:
- the fliE gene encoding flagellar hook-basal body complex protein FliE → MTDAISSILSQIRAHEMRTGAARGDVAPSNAIDVGGAGRAAAAPGFAETLSNTIDKVSATQANAGALQHAFELGDPRADLARVMVAMQQSQVAFRATVEVRNRLVQAYQDVMNMPI, encoded by the coding sequence ATGACCGACGCCATCTCATCGATCCTTTCGCAGATCCGAGCGCACGAGATGCGCACCGGTGCGGCGCGCGGCGACGTCGCTCCCTCGAACGCGATCGACGTCGGCGGCGCCGGCAGGGCGGCGGCAGCGCCCGGGTTTGCCGAGACCCTGTCGAACACCATCGACAAGGTCAGCGCCACCCAGGCCAATGCCGGCGCCCTGCAGCATGCGTTCGAACTCGGCGACCCGCGCGCCGACCTGGCCCGGGTGATGGTGGCCATGCAGCAGTCGCAGGTCGCGTTCCGGGCCACGGTCGAAGTCCGCAACCGCCTCGTGCAGGCCTACCAGGACGTGATGAACATGCCGATCTAG